From a single Trichomycterus rosablanca isolate fTriRos1 unplaced genomic scaffold, fTriRos1.hap1 scaffold_119, whole genome shotgun sequence genomic region:
- the LOC134304831 gene encoding collagen alpha-1(I) chain-like yields MGTAPSITKLSLGAPAHPAHRLAEPDVRARSPSRSEAVDRTRRGKPTLARDGTDEGGVRTRDVHLGRRGPGTRESRGTLARRRPGRDTPFDQSGPGTRESRGTLARRRPGRDTPFDQSGRGTRESRGTPARRRPGRDAPFDRTEAVSRSPLEPRPRGSGASLGTRPPTHPPIPESPQPPLPSRDPRTCFSGLCLRAYAWEAVSRSPLEPRPRGSGASLGTRPPTHPPIPESPRPPLPSRDPRTWFSGLCLRAYAREAVSRSPLGPRPRGSGASLGTRPPTHPPIPESPRPSAPLSGPPYVLFGPTRVRPGGRVSEPSRATAAGLGGVARDAPPYAPSDSRVPSTSAPLSGPPYVLFGRVSEASRATVAGLRGVARDAPPYAPSDSRVPATSPSAGTDPRRRASGARISAAPRATAAGLGIVARDAPPYAPSDSGGPTTSPSAGPDPRRRASGARISAAPRPPAAGLGGSARARAPHVPSDFVSQREPSGRTSRIGPGLGVGAPPGLKRALSGAPPPEWAGTGTGGTVSTRMICEEVHQITSSFPCRVLDGCSVAGPEGDLGRVEQFGRVVSEQYNQSVIEEGPSLPSWGPGPDEGTFTGCRGEVLETRDRRGRPHTPAPWPHADYGADRTASRAEIAGGPRGPSGRSAPARRAPPPGPGTIGRGPPETRAGAPGDPAGGPPCPTGAPRALRGPSWEGIAKV; encoded by the exons ATGGGCACCGCCCCCAGCATCACCAAACTGTCCCTGGGGGCCCCCG CACATCCAGCGCACCGTCTCGCCGAGCCCGACGTGAGGGCGCGGTCGCCTTCCCGGTCGGAGGCCGTGGACCGAACGCGTAGGGGAAAACCGACCCTAGCGCGTGACGGGACCGACGAGGGCGGCGTGCGGACACGGGACGTCCACCTCGGCCGTCGG gGACCGGGGACCCGGGAGAGCCGCGGGACTCTGGCACGGCGACGCCCGGGCCGGGACACGCCTTTTGACCAGAGC gGACCGGGGACCCGGGAGAGCCGCGGGACTCTGGCACGGCGACGCCCGGGCCGGGACACGCCTTTTGACCAAAGC GGACGGGGGACCCGGGAGAGTCGCGGGACTCCGGCACGGCGACGCCCGGGCCGGGACGCGCCTTTCGACCGGACC GAGGCCGTTTCTCGGAGCCCTCTCGAGCCACGGCCGCGGGGCTCGGGAGCGTCGCTCGGGACGCGCCCCCCTACGCACCCTCCGATTCCCGAGTCCCCTCAACCTCCGCTCCCCTCTCGGGACCCCCGCACGTGCTTTTCGGGCCTGTGCCTACGCGCGTACGCCTGGGAGGCCGTGTCTCGGAGCCCTCTCGAGCCACGGCCGCGGGGCTCGGGAGCGTCGCTCGGGACGCGCCCCCCTACGCACCCTCCGATTCCCGAGTCCCCTCGACCTCCGCTCCCCTCTCGGGACCCCCGCACGTGGTTTTCGGGCCTGTGCCTACGCGCGTACGCCCGGGAGGCCGTGTCTCGGAGCCCTCTCGGGCCACGGCCGCGGGGCTCGGGAGCGTCGCTCGGGACGCGCCCCCCTACGCACCCTCCGATTCCCGAGTCCCCTCGACCCTCCGCTCCCCTCTCGGGACCCCCGTACGTGCTTTTCGGGCCTACGCGCGTCCGCCCGGGAGGCCGTGTCTCGGAGCCCTCTCGGGCCACGGCCGCGGGGCTCGGGGGCGTCGCTCGGGACGCGCCCCCCTACGCCCCCTCGGATTCCCGAGTCCCCTCGACCTCCGCTCCCCTCTCGGGACCCCCGTACGTTCTTTTCGGGCGTGTCTCGGAGGCCTCTCGAGCCACGGTCGCGGGGCTCCGGGGTGTCGCTCGGGACGCGCCCCCCTACGCCCCCTCCGATTCCCGAGTGCCGGCGACCTCCCCTTCCGCCGGGACCGACCCTAGGCGTCGCGCGTccggggcccgtatctcggcggCCCCTCGAGCCACGGCCGCGGGGCTCGGGATCGTCGCTCGGGACGCGCCCCCCTACGCCCCCTCCGATTCCGGCGGGCCTACGACCTCCCCTTCCGCCGGGCCCGACCCTAGACGCCGCGCGTctggggcccgtatctcggcggCCCCTCGGCCCCCGGCCGCGGGACTCGGAGGCTCCGCCCGTGCCCGTGCCCCGCACGTACCGTCCGATTTCG TGTCCCAGAGAGAGCCTTCGGGCCGGACCTCTCGTATCGGGCCGGGACTCGGCGTGGGCGCCCCCCCGGGCCTGAAGCGCGCCCTGTCCGGAGCCCCGCCCCCTGAGTGGGCGGGAACCGGAA CGGGGGGCACCGTGTCCACACGGATGATCTGTGAGGAGGTTCACCAGATCACAAGTTCCTTTCCATGCCGTGTCCTAGACGGCTGCTCTGTCGCCGGGCCCGAGG GTGACCTAGGACGTGTCGAGCAGTTCGGCCGGGTGGTTAGTGAACAATATAACCAAAGCGTCATCGAAGAGGGgccctcccttccttcctgGGGCCCGGGACCCGACGAGGGAACGTTCACCGGATG CCGGGGGGAGGTCCTAGAGACACGGGACCGACGCGGGCGTCCTCACACGCCCGCGCCCTGGCCGCACGCCGATTACGGGGCCGATCGGACCGCGTCCCGGGCGGAGATCGCCGGGGGCCCCCGGGGCCCCTCGGGGCGGAGCGCCCCGGCACGACGGGCGCCCCCTCCGGGTCCCGGGACGATCGGACGGGGTCCGCCCGAGACTCGGGCCGGGGCCCCCGGGGACCCCGCGGGGGGCCCCCCCTGCCCCACGGGCGCGCCCCGTGCGCTCCGGGGCCCGTCGTGGGAAGGGATCGCTAAAGTGTGA